Below is a genomic region from Salvelinus sp. IW2-2015 linkage group LG18, ASM291031v2, whole genome shotgun sequence.
atAATACCAGGAgcctgcctcccgagtggcgcagcggtctaagacactgcattgcagtgcttgaggcgtcactacagaccYGGGTTCGATCCCAGCCTGtgtcgcaaccgggagacccatgaggcggtgcacaattggcccagcgtcatccgggttaggggagggtttgaccggccgggatgtccttgtcccatcgagcTCTAGCagctggcttccgagttaagcgagcagtgtgtcaagaagcagtgcggctaggcagggtcgtgtttcggaggacgcgtgtcTCTCGacattcacctctcccgagtctgtacgtgagttgcagcaatgggacaagactgtaactaccaattggatgtcacgaaattggggagaaaaattggtaataaaataaaaataccagtagccacagcagccattATGGAATGGCACATTGCGTtgaacaaaggagctgattggctgaccctgccattccaaaatggctgcGGTGGCTACTGGTAACTAGCATGAGGATGAAAAGGGCAGTTTTCCAGgaaaactagcagtatttcaatcttctcgatgTATCAGTGTGGATAAAGATAAAATGTGGAGTACAATGGCATgtcccatccctgcattgaggtgTTTTTCATCCCCTATCTCACACCGGCTCCACAGTGTCCTAATGATTGCGTTCCGACCTCCGTGTAtctcagtgtaaacaagcgtaaCGGAAGGGTGGGTATCTTCTGGCAAGCAGCCACCATTCCATTCCATTAAATGTATCAACGTTAAAGCAACCAAATGTGACAACTGCAAGGTATGGATTCTTTACAGAGGCAATGCAATACATTAGAATGTATTCTTCTTATTAAAGTGTGGTTGGAGCCCTACCTAAACTAGATACTGGATCAGAgtcttaagtatatttttttaaacatttatttaactaggcaagtcagttaagaacaaattattatttacaatgacggccaaccaaaAGGCCTCCCGTGGgatgggctgggattaaaaatgtaggacaaaacacacatcacgacaagagagaccacacaacactacaaaaagagagacctaagacaaccatacagcatggcagcaacacatgacaacaacacggtagtaacacaacatggcagcagaacaacatggtagcaacacaaaacatggtacaaacaggtagagacaccaaaacatcacgcaaagcagcctgTCTTAAGTTTCTGTTTTTTGATTTACAGCTGAATTGGTGGCAGCCATCGGCGTGACTGCAGGAGCTACAGCTGCRGGCATCCTCCTCTTCCAGTACTTCTCCAAGGGGTCAGGGGTCAAGCCCAAGGTCAACCTGGACCTGCAGAAAGACGACCCCAAAGTGGTGCATGCTTTTGACATGGAAGATCTCGGGGACAAGGCGGTGTACTGCAGGTGTTGGAGGTCCAAGAAGGTAGGCTCGCTGTCGATCTGATACTCTCTGTTTGATTTAGGTTTGATGGAAATTAAGCAGAGAGAAGTATTAAGACTTGGCTCCTATACATGAGTCATGTCTTAACCACTAGAAATACATAGACACGGCATTGCAAGATGCGGTTGTGAGGAATCAGCCAATTAAAACAGACTGTAGGCTAGTAAGGCTAGTAGTTATTACTTGCATTTTTGAGCAGGAACAAGGCAAGGAATTTTAAGATGTATTTAGTGTATTCTAACAACTTCTCTGGCCCTAGTTTCCCTACTGCGATGGCGCTCATGCTAAACATAACGAGGAGACGGGGGATAACGTCGGTCCCCTCATCATGAAGAGAAAGGAGGCctgaacaatcaatcaatcatccaTCCATTTGATTCCATGACTGCCGCTGCTAACATACGGACGCCAACAAGTGCTCTTCACTACAGAAAGGATGGCAGAGGTTGACTTGACACGTGTACACTTGGTATTTACGCCGAAATTAAACGGGAACAGTCATTACGTTACTCTATGTTAATAACCAAATAATCACTTTTTTGGTTGTAATTTATTGATTGATCGAAGCAACACTTATCACAGGACCAAACAGTTATAcaatattgttgaaatgacttgtAATAATACCTAGAATGATGGTAGATAATTTCAGTGTGATTATCGAGGAAACAGGGCTGTGAATGTACTGTAATATAAAGTGCAGGGCTGGTTGTGTTTATTTAATTGAGCTTTGGCCTCTGTACGTTATGTGATTTTCAGAATGCAAAGACTTGCTTGTATGTTTGATCAATGTCTGccttccttttttattttatataccaTAGAGATGTATMGACATCACAACGCTGTATCYgtcccattatggcgtctgtgtttaagcatgggcagcgccattgaggccatctccattttgaagtagttaattttcttcttctactacttctatgagttagTAAACAAACTGAAACTGAAACTGATAGTCCCATCTGGagggtgttgtttgaacaggtataataAAGTCTAGGTTGGTGATTTTACTGCCACCTGCAATTCTGGAATGTTTACTCccgagtataattcattggctgatccWTCCTCATGActtggatggaattatgtgatccttccttaacccataggaagt
It encodes:
- the LOC111978063 gene encoding CDGSH iron-sulfur domain-containing protein 1 — protein: MSSNNVSLSKAELVAAIGVTAGATAAGILLFQYFSKGSGVKPKVNLDLQKDDPKVVHAFDMEDLGDKAVYCRCWRSKKFPYCDGAHAKHNEETGDNVGPLIMKRKEA